TTCTTGCCGTGCCCAAAATTGTGTTCAAGATGGTACCCCTTGGTCTTCAGAACATTGTTGTTGCCATTCTCGATCCTCCAGCGCGCGCGGCCCGCTTCAGCGACTTTCGCGACATGAGCTTTATCGAGTGCATGCTGGGTGATCCAGGCGTTCTGGTATGTCTGCTTGCCCGCGGCGTCTTGGGTGGTCAACTCCAGCCAATTGACCGCTAGGGCATCGTCGCCCTCGCGCAAGGGAACGTGGTTGACGAAACGATAGGTGTCAGTCCAGGCTTTCTTGCCCTTGCGGCGCAGGACCTGGTGAGTCTGTATAGCCCCCTGGGCGGTGAGATCTTTGATCGATTCGGTGAGCGTGACGTGGGAGCTCGGCTTGCACACGAAAAGGAAATGGAGTCCCAGGCCCAAGACGGTTTCGCACATCGGCTGGCGGCTATACAAGTCGTCGCCCAGAATCGTCGCGTTGAGCGCTTTGATGCGGGCACCATGGGCGGTAAGCCACCGCTTGGCTGCCGCCGTTTCACAATCCTGCTTGTCGTGACCGTCCTGGGGGGTCACGAATTCCGGCGCCAGCGCGATGACCTGGTTGCGTTCGGGAGACACCACGACCGGTGTAACCACCGTGTGCTGATAGCTGACCTCGCCCTTCCTGTGTTCGATCTTCGTGCACTGCCGGCAATGGACGGTATGAGAATGGTGATAGCTTGTCCCGTCTAGGGCGATCAGCAGCTGGCCGGCACCGTTCTGGGATGAGGAGAGAGAAACGCGAAAAGGGTCAATATGGCCGCCCGCGTTCAGTGCCTCGAATGTCTGTTCGAATAGGGGGTGACATGACTGGGCGCCACCGGGTCCAGCAGGTTGCGGATGCAGTTGTCAGTCGGGATCAGGTTCATGCCAAAGAGCGTGTGCGCGTTGCTCTGGCCTTTGGTCTGTTTCATCGTCCTCTGATAGGCTAGAAACGAAGGGCTTTGCATAGTGAACACGGCAAAGGCCGCCAAGGCCGCGTCTTCCATGGCGTAGACGCAGTTCTTTCCCGTCCGCTTGTCCGGGAACCGCTGCATCAACTCCCTGAGGGAGGCCACTAATCCCTTAAAATCAAGGGGGCTCCCAACTAACGGAAAAGCCAAGCTCTGCTCGCTGAATATTATGACCCAGCGCTTTATACCGTGAACCGTAACTTTTGTCCAGCCCCAGACATACCGGTTCATGGCCGTGACCCGGTATTGATAATCATTCCTACATTTAGAACTGCTGGGTAGGGGTAGGCGCGGATACGAAGCGTCTGGAATCCCGATGTCCGGGGCTCGTGGTCGAGACGAAAGACGAGGCGCCCCTCGCCATCGATGCCGTCTGCGACGAACAGGGCCTGATCGCGGAGCAGCGCCTCGCCCAGGTCGTCGCTGGACTCGAACAGGCACTCGACGACGAGGTCATCCGGGCGCAGGCCGTTGCCGTGGACGAGTACGGTAAGGTGCAGGGGTTCGCCGACCTTGATGGCCTCGGGGATGTCCTGGCCGCGTTCGAGGCGCACCCCGGGCCAAGCGGTGGTCGCCTGGCGCTTCCAGCGCGCCAGCGCGCGCCCTCCGGCGGCCTCGTCGGCCGCCAGCCGCCGCGCATGGTCGGCGGCCTTGCGATAATAGTCGCGCGCGTATTCGAGCACCATGCGTTCGGCATTGAAGACCGGCATGGCGCGCCGCATCGCGGCCTTGGACATGGCGATCCATGATCGGGAATAGCCGTGCTCGGCAGCATTGAAGTAGAGGGGCACGACCTGCTGTTCCAGGATATCCAGGACCTCCGCGCTCTCCTCGCGAGTGCGCTGATCGTTGTCGATCGGACCCTTGTGCGGACAGATGCCCCAGCCGTTGTCGCCGGCATAGCCTTCGCCCCACCAGCCATCGAGGACGCTCAGGTTCACGACCCCGTTGATGGCGGCCTTTTGTCCCGATGTGCCGCTCGCCTCCAGGGGATACTCCGGGTGTTCAGCCAGACATCGACGCCGGTCACGAGCCTGCGCGCGAGCGCAAGATCGTAGCCTTCGATCAGGATCACCTTGCCCTCGAATTCCGGGCTGCGTGAGAACTCGTGGATCAGACGGATCAGGTTTTGGCCCGGATGGTCATGGGGATGCGCCTTGCCGGCAAAGAGCAGCAGCACCGGCCGATCCGGGTCGTTCAAAAGGCGCGCGAGGCGCTTGGGGTCCTCGAACAAGAGGCCTGCGCGCTTGTAGGTCGCGAAGCGTCGCGCAAAGCCTATGACAAGGGGTGCCTTGGCGTCGGGCTCCAGTTGCCGCGTGAGCCGCCGGATCACGCCCTCGCCTGCCCCGTTGCGCCGATATTGGCGGGCGACGCGCCGGTGTACGGTCTCCAGCATCGTGCCCTTCAGGGACTGGTGGACGCTCCAGTAGCTGTGGTCGGGAATGGTGTCGATGCGTGTCCAGTAGTCGGCCTCGGTGAGCTTGTTGCGCCACTCGCTGCCAAAGCGCACGTCGAACAGGCTGCTCCATTCGTGGGCAAGGAAGGTCGCCACATGCACGCCGTTGGTCACATGCCCGACGGGGTTTTCCATCCACGGGATCTGCGGCCAGATGTAGGCCTCCATGCGCGAGGCGACCCCGCCGTGGATGCGGCTTACGCCATTGTGCAGGCGCGATCCGCGCAGGGCGAAGGCGGTCATGTTGAATCCGCCCTGACTTATGGGGCTCGACCCCAAAGACTTCAGTTCATCCAGGGTGATCCCAAGATCGGCGACATAGGGTTCGAGATAGCGCCCGAACAGTTCCTGGTCGAAGATGTCATGGCCGGCGGGCACGGGCGTATGGGTGGTGAACACCGTGCCGGCCGCCACCACCTCCAGCGCGCTATCGAAATCCCGGCCTTGGGCGGTGAGCTCGCGGATACGCTCCACGATCTGTAAGGCGGGGTGGCCTTCATTGATATGCCAGACGGTGGGCGCAAGGCCCAGCGCGCGCAGCGCGCGCACGCCGCCTATGCCCAGGACGATCTCCTGGCGCAAGCGGGTGTCGCGGTCGCCGCCATAGAGCTGGCAGGTGATGCCGCGGTCGGCGTTGGTGTTCTCCGGGACATCGCTGTCGAGCAGATAAAGACAGATGCGTCCGGCCGCCACGCGCCACACCTTGAGCGCCACGGTGCGCCCGGGAAGGGTGACCGACACCCGCAGCTCATGCCCCTCACTGTCGCACACCGGGGTCACCGGGAGATCGGCGAGCAAGGCTGGCGCGGTGCCGACGATCTGGTTGCCCTGCGCGTCTATGGTCTGGGTGAAGTACCCCTGCCGGTAGAGGAGGCCCACGGCCACGAACGGGAGGCCCAGGTCGCTTGCCGCCTTGCAGTGGTCGCCGGCCAGTATGCCAAGGCCGCCGGAGTAGATCTGCAGGCTCTCATGGAGACCGAATTCGGCGCAAAAGTAGGCGACAAGATCGGTCTGCGGGTCGATGTCCGTACGTTTGGAGGACAGGCGCACGGCGTGGTAGGTGTCGTGCATGGACAGGGCGCGCTGATACTCCTCCAGAAATAGCGGATCCGCCGCGGCCTCGTCGAGCCGCGATTGCGCGACACGGCGCAGCATGAGTTTGGGGTTGCGCCCGCACTGTTCCCAGAGCCTCGGGTCGAGGCGCACGAACAGCGCGCGGATGGATCGGTTCCAGCTGTAGAGAAGGTCGGATGCGAGCTCCGTGAGGCGCGTCAATCTTTGCGGAATGAGCGGCTGGACTTCCAGGGGATAACGGGTACCGGGCACGTGATGACCTTTTGTGTGATCGTTGGGGTAGTGAACCTGATTCGTTCAGACTGGCCTGCAGGTATTATGCCACAGGCGGCGCATCGCCCTTAACCGCGTGGCTCGACAAGAAGCTTACGCGCTTCAGCGGGTGCGGAACATCGCACTCGTATCATATCAACCGCCACGGACGGCAGCTGCCTTGGGCGGACCTGGCTTGGCGCAAAAGATGCCGGTCGCCGCGCCCGTGCGCGTCCTGCGGCCGACGATGACCGCGCCTGGGGTCGACCCGCCCTGGTGCTCGTGCACCATCCCATGGCCATCGAAAGGATGATGTTTGGCGCCCCCGAGGGGTAGCGGGCCGCGGACGCTTCGCTACTTGTCATGGGCGGGCATGGCCCGTAACATGACCAGAGAAATGGCGCGGATCGTGCGTTCCGGGCACGCGGACATCGGCAAGGGAGGGCAGTGCATGCCAGGCGGCAGGGTGGCGAGCGGCAGTGCGGACGCATGGTTCAGTCCGGAGGATATCTATCTCTTCCGCGAGGGGCGGCACGTGCGGCTCTACGAGAAGCTCGGCGCGCATCCGCTGCAGGTGGCGGCCGATACCGGCGTGCATTTCGCGGTATGGGCACCCAATGCGCGCTCGGTGTCGGTGATCGGCGATTTTAACGGGTGGCGAAAGGATGTCCATCCGCTGAAGGTCCGCGACGATGGGTCGGGTCTGTGGGCGGGGTTCATCGCCGGGATCGGCCCCGGGGCGCTCTATAAATATCACATCGTCGCGCGCGACAGCGGCTATGAAGTGGAGAAGGCCGACCCGTTCGCGTCTCAAAGCGAGCTGCCGCCGCGTACGGCGTCGGTGGTATGCGATGGCAGCTATGCCTGGCAGGACGCGGCGTGGATGGCGGGGCGCGGCGAGCGCATCGCGCTCGCCGCGCCGGTGAGCATCTACGAGATGCATGCCGGATCCTGGCGGCGCGTGCCCGAGCAGGGCGGGCGCTGGCTCAGTTACCGCGAACTGGCTTCGACATTGCCGTCCTATGTCGCGGACATGGGCTTTACTCATGTCGAATTCATGCCGCTTACCGAACACCCTTTCTATGGTTCATGGGGCTATCAGACCACGGGCTATTTCGCGCCCACCGCGCGTTTTGGCACGCCCGAGGATCTCATGTCCCTCATAGATGCCCTGCATCGCCAGGGTATCGGCGTGATCCTCGACTGGGTGCCGTCGCACTTTCCCACGGATCTTCACGGCCTCGGGTTTTTCGACGGGACGCATCTTTTCGAGCATGCCGACCCGCGGCGTGGCTATCATCCGGAATGGCACTCGAGCCTGTTCAACTATGGCCGCCACGAGGTGCGCTCGATATTGGTCTCGAGCGCGCTTTACTGGCTCGACAGGTTTCACATGGACGGTCTGCGCGTCGATGGCGTGGCGTCCATGCTGTATCGCGACTATGCGCGCGCCCCGGGGGAGTGGATCCCGAATGCCCACGGTGGCCGGGAGAACGAGGAGGCGATCCAGTTTTTGCAGGAGCTGAACGAGGCCGTGTACCGGCATTATCCCGACACACAGACCATAGCCGAGGAGTCCACGGCCTGGCCGCAGGTGTCGCGGCCGGTCTATGCCGGGGGGCTCGGGTTCGGCTATAAATGGAATATGGGCTGGATGCATGACACGCTCGATTACATGGAAAAGGACCCCATCCACCGCAAGTACCATCAGGGGCAGCTTACGTTCAGCCTGTGGTACGCCTTTCAGGAAAACTTCGTGCTGCCGCTTTCGCATGACGAGGTGGTCTATGGCAAGCGCTCGCTGATTGCCAAGATGCCGGGCGACGACTGGCAGCGATTCGCCAACCTGCGCGTGCTCTTCGCCTACATGTTCTGTCACCCCGGCAAGAAGCTCCTATTCATGGGCTCGGAGTTCGCCCAGTGGCGGGAATGGGCCCACGAAGGCAGTCTCGACTGGCACCTTCTCGATCATGAGCCGCATCGCGGCATCCAGCGTCTGGTGCGCGATCTGAACGCCTTGTATCGCGGGGAGCCGGCGCTGCACCGGGCCGACACCGAGCCCGCGGGTTTCCGGTGGCTGGACGCCGGGGATTGGGAGCAGAGCGTCATCAGTTTCTACCGCTTCGCCGAACCCGCCGCCGAGCCGCTGCTGGTGGTCGCCAATTTCACGCCCCTGCCGCGCCACAACTACCGCCTGGGGGTGATGTGGCCAGGGCTCTGGCAGGAGGTCCTGAACACCGATGCCACGGTCTACGGCGGCAGTGGGCAGGGCAACCTCGGGGGGCTTGCCACGGCCCCGGTGGCGGCGCACGGCGCGTTGCAGTCCCTGAATCTCGTGTTGCCGCCCCTCTCGGTGCTCGTGTTCAAGGCCCCGCCACGGCCGGGGTCGGGTAACTAGGCCGTGGCGCGGCGTCCGGGCAAGGAGCCGCCCCTGCCAGCCGATGGCCGCTGTCGGGTGGTGATCGAGGCCCTGACCCCGATGGTCGACTGCGGGCGCTTCCCCATAAAGCGGGTGATCGGCGACACCGTGATCGTGGAGGCCGATGTGTTTGCCGATGGTCACGACGCCGTGGCCTGTGTGCTGTGCGTACGCAAACCAAGCGGCCGCACGCTGGGCACGACGCGCATGACGGCGCTTGGCAATGATCGCTATCAGGGACGCTTTGTGGTCGCCGAGCTCGGTATCTATCACTATACGGTGCGTGCCCATGTCGATCGATTCGGCTCGCTCACCCAGGAACTCGCGCGTCGGCCGGCCGACGACCCGGATCTTGCCCTGGTCTTTCAGCAGGCAGCGCTCCTGATTGCGGGCGCCGCGGCCTGTGCGCCGGCGCGCGAAGCGCGTCCGCTGCGTGTCGTACAGGCGCTGCTCGAGGGCCAGGCGTCTTCCGCCGACAAGCGTACGGCGCTGTTAGACGAGGTGCTGGCCGAACGGGTCTACCGGTTTTCGCAGCCCGCGCATGAGACGGCGTGGACACAAGAACTCGCGGTGCGTGTGGACCCCGAGAGCGCGCGCGCCGCGGCCTGGTATGAATTCTTTCCACGCTCGCGCTGGGGGTCTGCCGGCGGACGACTGGGTGATGCCGGCCCGATCCTTACCCATGTGGCGGCCATGGGTTTCGATGTCGTATACCTGCCGCCGATATCACCGATCGGGACCGTGCGCCGCAAGGGTCCGAATAATACCGTAAGCCGCGATCCCGCGGATGTCGGTAGTCCGTGGGCGATCGGCAGCGCCGAGGGCGGTCACAAGGACGTGGCCCAGGCCCTGGGCACGCTTGCGGATTTCCGGGCATTCTGTGCGGAGGCCGAACGGCTCGGGCTTGCCGTCGCGCTCGACATCGCCTTTCAGTGCGCCCCCGACCACCCGTATGTGACCGAGCACCCGCAATGGTTCCGTCACCGCCCGGACGGCAGCATCCAGTACGCCGAGAACCCCCCGAAGAAATACCAGGACATCTACCCGTTGGACTTCGAGACCGAGGACTGGCAGGCCCTTTGGCGGGAATTGAAGGGCATCGTCCTGTTCTGGATCGACGCCGGGGTGCGCATCTTCCGGGTCGACAATCCCCACACCAAGGCCTTCGCCTTCTGGGAATGGCTCATAGACGCGGTACGCGCCGAGCACCCCGATGTCTTGTTTCTGGCCGAGGCCTTCACGCGCCCCAAGGTGATGCACAGGCTCGCGAAGCTCGGGTTCACGCACTCTTATACCTATTTCACGTGGCGCAACAGCAAGCACGAACTGATCGCGTACTTCACCGAGCTCACGCGTGGACCGGGCCGCGAGTATTTCCGGCCGCACGTCTGGCCGAACACCCCCGACATCCTGCCGCCCTATCTGCAACATGCCCCGCGCGCGGCGTTCATCGCGCGTCTGGTGCTGGCCGCGACCCTGAGCGCCAACTACGGCATTTACGGGCCGGCCTTCGAGCTCATGGAATCGGTACCGCGCGAGCCGGGTAGCGAGGAGTATCGGGACTCCGAGAAGTACGAGCGGCGCACCTGGGATGTCGCCCGGCCCGACAGCCTGCAGGCGATCATTGCGCGCATCAACGCCATACGCCACGCGCATCCGGCGCTCAAGGCCGATTGCCGCCTCGTATTCCATGCCATCGATAACGATAACCTGATCGCCTACAGCAAGACCTCCGACGACGGCGCGTCGGTCATTCTCGTGGTGGTGAACCTCGACCCCTATCACCGTCAGTCCGGATGGGTCGAGTGGCCGGCGCAGGTCGCCGGCGCTCCTGCCGACCGCGCGGTGCAGATGCACGATCTCCTGTCGGATGCGCGCTATCTGTGGAGCGGTGGCCGCCATTACGTGGAACTCGCGCCCGAGCAGATGCCGGCGCATATATTCCGCCCGCGCGGCTATGTCGGCACCGAGCACGACTTCGATTACTACTCTTAGGTCATCCATGCATAGAAAGACAAGAAGCGAGGAATCGCGGATATCGGATGATCCGCTCTGGTACAAGGACGCGGTCATCTACGAATTGCATGTACGTGCTTTCTTCGATGGTAATGGCGACGGTATCGGGGATTTCGCGGGGCTCACCGAGAAGCTCGATTATCTCCAGGATCTCGGTGTCGATACCCTGTGGGTGCTGCCTTTCTACCCGTCGCCCATGCGCGACGACGGGTATGACATCGCCGATTACCGCAATGTCCATCCCGACTACGGGACGCGCCGCGATTTCCTGCAGTTCGTGCGCGCCGCCCATGAACGGGGGCTGCGGGTCATCACCGAGCTTGTCATAAACCACACCTCCGACCAGCATCCCTGGTTTCAGGCGGCGCGCCAGGCGCCCGCGGGTTCGCCCAAGCGCGACTTCTATGTGTGGAGCGATACCGCCAAGAAGTTCGAGGATACCCGCATCATATTCACCGACAGCGAGAAGTCGAACTGGGCATGGGATGATGTCGCCCACGCCTACTACTGGCATCGCTTCTTTTTCCATCAACCGGACCTGAACCACAACAATCCGCATGTCGTGAAGGCGGTGGTGCGGGTCATGGAGTTTTGGCTTGGCCTGGGTGTCGACGGCCTGCGGCTCGACGCCATCCCGTATCTGTGCGTGCGCGAGGGGACGAGCAACGAGAACCTGCCGGAGACCCATGCGGTCGTGCGCTACATGCGTTCGGTGATAGACCGGCGCTATGAGAATCGCATGTTGCTTGCCGAGGCCAATCAGTGGCCGGAGGATGTGCGCGACTACTTCGGCACGGGCGATGAGTGCCACATGGCCTATCACTTTCCGCTCATGCCGCGGATGTATATGGCCATAGCGCAGGAGGACCGGCATCCGATCGTCGAGATCATGAAGCAGACGCCGGACATCCCCGAGACCTGCCAGTGGGCGATCTTTCTGCGCAACCACGACGAACTCACCCTGGAGATGGTCACGAACAATGAGCGTGACTATATGTACCAGATGTACGCCGCCGACCGGAAGGCGCGCCTTAATCTTGGGATACGCCGCCGGCTCGCGCCGCTCATGGATAATGATTTCGACAAGATCCGACTCATGAACAGTCTGCTTTTGTCGATGCCCGGGTCGCCGATCATCTACTACGGCGACGAGATCGGCATGGGCGACAATATTTATCTCGGTGACCGCAACGGTGTGCGGACCCCCATGCAGTGGAGCCCGGATCGCAACGCCGGCTTCTCGCGCGCCGACCCGCAGCGCCTGTTTTTGCCGCCGATCATGGACCCCATTTATGGTTATGGCGCGGTGAATGTCGAGGCGCAGGCGCGCGACCCCTCGTCTTTGTTGAACTGGACGCGGCGCATGCTCACGATCCGCAAGAGCACGAAGGTGTTCGGGCGGGGCGCGCTCGTGTTCCTGGAGCCCGGCAACCGCAAGATCCTCGCCTATGTGCGTGCCTATGGCGATGAGACGATCCTGTGCGTCGCCAATCTGTCGCACTCCGCGCAGCCCGTGGAACTCGATCTGTCGGCCTACAAGGGGCGCGTGCCGATCGAGCTCATGGGTCGGACGCCGTTTCCGCCGATCGGCGACCTCCCGTATCTTTTGACCCTCCACGGCCATGGCTTCTATTGGTTCCGGCTCGCCGCCGGAGGGGAAATCCCGGCCTGGCACGAGGAGCGCCTGCCCCCCGAGGAGCTGCCGTTGCTCGTGCTGTTCGATGGCTGGCGGAGCCTGTTTCGCGAGCGCGTGGTGCCCTGGCGCATGGCCATGGCCGACCGCGTCCGTGAACAGTGGGAACGCGATGCCTTGCCACGCTTTGTGATCGCGCAGCGTTGGTATGCCGAGAAGGGCGTGGTCCCAAAGCGGGTCGCCATGACCGAGACCGCCGAATGGGTGGGATCCGACGGCCGGTTTTTCTTCATGATCGCG
The DNA window shown above is from Acidiferrobacter sp. SPIII_3 and carries:
- the glgP gene encoding alpha-glucan family phosphorylase — encoded protein: MPGTRYPLEVQPLIPQRLTRLTELASDLLYSWNRSIRALFVRLDPRLWEQCGRNPKLMLRRVAQSRLDEAAADPLFLEEYQRALSMHDTYHAVRLSSKRTDIDPQTDLVAYFCAEFGLHESLQIYSGGLGILAGDHCKAASDLGLPFVAVGLLYRQGYFTQTIDAQGNQIVGTAPALLADLPVTPVCDSEGHELRVSVTLPGRTVALKVWRVAAGRICLYLLDSDVPENTNADRGITCQLYGGDRDTRLRQEIVLGIGGVRALRALGLAPTVWHINEGHPALQIVERIRELTAQGRDFDSALEVVAAGTVFTTHTPVPAGHDIFDQELFGRYLEPYVADLGITLDELKSLGSSPISQGGFNMTAFALRGSRLHNGVSRIHGGVASRMEAYIWPQIPWMENPVGHVTNGVHVATFLAHEWSSLFDVRFGSEWRNKLTEADYWTRIDTIPDHSYWSVHQSLKGTMLETVHRRVARQYRRNGAGEGVIRRLTRQLEPDAKAPLVIGFARRFATYKRAGLLFEDPKRLARLLNDPDRPVLLLFAGKAHPHDHPGQNLIRLIHEFSRSPEFEGKVILIEGYDLALARRLVTGVDVWLNTRSIPWRRAAHRDKRPPSTGS
- the glgB gene encoding 1,4-alpha-glucan branching protein GlgB, encoding MPGGRVASGSADAWFSPEDIYLFREGRHVRLYEKLGAHPLQVAADTGVHFAVWAPNARSVSVIGDFNGWRKDVHPLKVRDDGSGLWAGFIAGIGPGALYKYHIVARDSGYEVEKADPFASQSELPPRTASVVCDGSYAWQDAAWMAGRGERIALAAPVSIYEMHAGSWRRVPEQGGRWLSYRELASTLPSYVADMGFTHVEFMPLTEHPFYGSWGYQTTGYFAPTARFGTPEDLMSLIDALHRQGIGVILDWVPSHFPTDLHGLGFFDGTHLFEHADPRRGYHPEWHSSLFNYGRHEVRSILVSSALYWLDRFHMDGLRVDGVASMLYRDYARAPGEWIPNAHGGRENEEAIQFLQELNEAVYRHYPDTQTIAEESTAWPQVSRPVYAGGLGFGYKWNMGWMHDTLDYMEKDPIHRKYHQGQLTFSLWYAFQENFVLPLSHDEVVYGKRSLIAKMPGDDWQRFANLRVLFAYMFCHPGKKLLFMGSEFAQWREWAHEGSLDWHLLDHEPHRGIQRLVRDLNALYRGEPALHRADTEPAGFRWLDAGDWEQSVISFYRFAEPAAEPLLVVANFTPLPRHNYRLGVMWPGLWQEVLNTDATVYGGSGQGNLGGLATAPVAAHGALQSLNLVLPPLSVLVFKAPPRPGSGN
- a CDS encoding alpha-1,4-glucan--maltose-1-phosphate maltosyltransferase, with protein sequence MARRPGKEPPLPADGRCRVVIEALTPMVDCGRFPIKRVIGDTVIVEADVFADGHDAVACVLCVRKPSGRTLGTTRMTALGNDRYQGRFVVAELGIYHYTVRAHVDRFGSLTQELARRPADDPDLALVFQQAALLIAGAAACAPAREARPLRVVQALLEGQASSADKRTALLDEVLAERVYRFSQPAHETAWTQELAVRVDPESARAAAWYEFFPRSRWGSAGGRLGDAGPILTHVAAMGFDVVYLPPISPIGTVRRKGPNNTVSRDPADVGSPWAIGSAEGGHKDVAQALGTLADFRAFCAEAERLGLAVALDIAFQCAPDHPYVTEHPQWFRHRPDGSIQYAENPPKKYQDIYPLDFETEDWQALWRELKGIVLFWIDAGVRIFRVDNPHTKAFAFWEWLIDAVRAEHPDVLFLAEAFTRPKVMHRLAKLGFTHSYTYFTWRNSKHELIAYFTELTRGPGREYFRPHVWPNTPDILPPYLQHAPRAAFIARLVLAATLSANYGIYGPAFELMESVPREPGSEEYRDSEKYERRTWDVARPDSLQAIIARINAIRHAHPALKADCRLVFHAIDNDNLIAYSKTSDDGASVILVVVNLDPYHRQSGWVEWPAQVAGAPADRAVQMHDLLSDARYLWSGGRHYVELAPEQMPAHIFRPRGYVGTEHDFDYYS
- the treS gene encoding maltose alpha-D-glucosyltransferase, which codes for MHRKTRSEESRISDDPLWYKDAVIYELHVRAFFDGNGDGIGDFAGLTEKLDYLQDLGVDTLWVLPFYPSPMRDDGYDIADYRNVHPDYGTRRDFLQFVRAAHERGLRVITELVINHTSDQHPWFQAARQAPAGSPKRDFYVWSDTAKKFEDTRIIFTDSEKSNWAWDDVAHAYYWHRFFFHQPDLNHNNPHVVKAVVRVMEFWLGLGVDGLRLDAIPYLCVREGTSNENLPETHAVVRYMRSVIDRRYENRMLLAEANQWPEDVRDYFGTGDECHMAYHFPLMPRMYMAIAQEDRHPIVEIMKQTPDIPETCQWAIFLRNHDELTLEMVTNNERDYMYQMYAADRKARLNLGIRRRLAPLMDNDFDKIRLMNSLLLSMPGSPIIYYGDEIGMGDNIYLGDRNGVRTPMQWSPDRNAGFSRADPQRLFLPPIMDPIYGYGAVNVEAQARDPSSLLNWTRRMLTIRKSTKVFGRGALVFLEPGNRKILAYVRAYGDETILCVANLSHSAQPVELDLSAYKGRVPIELMGRTPFPPIGDLPYLLTLHGHGFYWFRLAAGGEIPAWHEERLPPEELPLLVLFDGWRSLFRERVVPWRMAMADRVREQWERDALPRFVIAQRWYAEKGVVPKRVAMTETAEWVGSDGRFFFMIADVVEAGEGAPVGRYFVPLSLLWESDSEARMRTVLPLAVARVRQQATLGILGDAFADDAFCRGLVAVMRAGLAFAGEGGVVQGVAVGTLEQPVAADETVRHPNTHSSNTAVAIGERLFLKGYRRLQEGINPEVEMGRFLCDVAGFRHTVPVLGTLEYRPAAGSVITLALLQAYVENQGDGWDYTLNYLDNYLELCLHGAAPPGGSEEVHGGYLALVRTLALRTAQMHQALATPYGDPAFDPEPLAPDDGARWVAGVRGEMEQTFEMLSARLANLSPEVQDDAKAVLAGRETFLARAALAAPTVGQKIRYHGDYHLGQVLLQQNDFAITDFEGEPGRPFSERRRKSTPLRDVAGMLRSFSYALYTVLDRVTAGQAEHRTMLLPHARAWEQATVAAFIASYAAAMETTSLWGSFAEAADWLQLFILEKAFYELRYEMNNRPQALAIPLQGLLQGLEREAVAQDPPGA